The Stigmatella aurantiaca genome includes the window CGCAGGATGTCGAGGTGTTCATCCGACTGCGCGGCGATGGTCACCAGCAGGTGGACCCGGTGGCCATCGTGCCAGGTGAGCCCCTCTGGAAACTGGAGCACCCGCACCCCGGTGGAGCGCACGTAGCGCCGGCTCTCCGGGGTGCCGTGCGGAATGGCGATGCCGTTGCCGAGATAGGTGGAGGACTGGGCCTCGCGGGCCAGGAGCCCCTCGCGGTACTCCGCCGACACGCGGTGCGCCTCGGTCAAGGACTGGGCGGCTTGCGCCAGGGCCTCGCGCCAATCCGTGGCGCGGCAGCCCAACCGGACATCGTCCCGATTCAGCGTGAGCATGGGGTGCGGTCTCCCTCAAGTGTGAAACCCGAGGCAGCGTGCACCAATGCGAACCCGGCGCGGGAAGGTTCGCCGGGAGAGTTCCGAAATCAGACGGAGATGAGGCCCTTGCGGATGCCCTCGGTGACGGCCTCCACGCGGTTGGTCACCTCGAGCTTGCGGTAGATGTGCTCCAGGTGCGTGCGGATGGTGGCCTTGCTCAGGTTGAGCATCTTGGCGGCCTCGCTGTTGGAGATGCCCTTGGCGATGAGCTGGAGGATCTCCTGCTCCCGGTCCGACAGGGGCCGGAGCAGTGCATCCGGGGCGGCAGGGGCCTCCGGGGCGGGCGCGCGCTCCGGGGACGCGGCGCTGGTGGGCACCGGACCGCTGTCTGGATCCACGCGGAAGTGGCGCAGCAGCCTGCGGGCGAGGTTCGGCTGAATCACCGTGCCCCCGGCGCGCACCTCCTTGATGGCCTCGATGATCTTGTCCACCGGCGCGCCCTTGAGCAGGTAGCCCGAGGCGCCCGCCTTCACGGCCTCCAGGACTTTGTCCTCCTCGTCGAAGATGGTGAAGATGAGGATCTCCACCTTGGGGTGGGTGGCCTTCACCGCGCGAGTCACGTCGATGCCGCTCATGCGCGGCAGACCCAGGTCCAGGAGGATGACGTCCGGGACGGTCTTGGCGACCTCCTCGAGCGCGGCCTCGCCGGACAGCGCCGTGCCGATGATCTCGATGTCCGGGTGGCCCTCCAGCAGGCGCAGCTGGTTCTTGAGGATCTTCGTCTGGTCCTCGACGACGAAGACACGGATGGGCGCTGCGGCCGGCATCGGGGGGGCGTCCACGGAGGCTCCGGGCGGTTACAGGGGATTGCAGGGAATGGAGAAGGAAACGAGTGCACCGGCCCCAGGAGCCGAGTCCACGATGATCTCTCCGCCAAGCTTCATCGCGCGTTCACGCATGTTCAGCAGACCATAATGGCCGCGGGGAGTCTTCTTCGGATCGAAGCCCTTGCCATCATCGCGCACCGTCAGGTGGACCCGGCCCTCGGTGAAGTCGAGCCTCACGTGGACCACCTGGGCCTGGGCGTGCTTGGCGGTGTTGGACAGGCCCTCCTGGAGGATGCGGAACAGGGCGAGCTGCGCGTCCGGGGACAGCTTGCGCGCCACCCCCGTGCGCTCGAAGCGGATGTCCAGCTGCGTGCGATCGCGGAACGTCTTGATGTAGTCCTCCAGGCCCTGCGCCAGCTCGAAGTCCTCGCGCATCATCCGCAGGTTGCGGCGCAGCTCCTCGATGGACTCCTCGGCGGTGGCCTTCAGCTCGCCGATCTCGGCGCGCAGCGAGCCGTCCTTCTCCAGGCTCAGGATGTACTCGGACTGGATGATCATCGACGAGAGCGAGGCACCCAGCCCGTCGTGGATCTCGCGCGCCAGCCGGTTGCGCTCCTCCACGATGGCCAGCTCCTTGAGGTCCCCCTGGAGCTCCACCACCTCGCGGTGCGCGGCGGCCTCGCGCTCGTTCAGGTACACCACCACGTAGACGATGATGAAGTTGAGCGCCGAGTACCAGAGCAGCGTCAGCAGCTCGATGGCGGTGACGGAGCGGTTGAGCAGCAGGTCCAACCGGGTGGTGATGGGCAGCGCCAGGAGCGGCGGCAGGATGGCCAGCGGCTTGGGGTAGAGGATGGCGAACAGCGTGGTGAACAACAGCTGCGTGGCCAGCAGCGGGCTCTGGAGGCCGCCGTTCACCTGCGGCTTGACGATCAGCACGACCATGATGGTGAGGTCGAAGCAGAGCGTGAAGTACGTCACCCACCGGCCCGCCTTGGGGTGATCGATGACGAGGAAGTTCGCGACGCTGTAGAGCAGCATCGTGAAGTAGCCGCCAAAGGCCAGCGGGCCCGTGAGCCCGAAGTACCCGGACCACTCGGGCACCGCCAGGATGAGCAGACCCAGGGTCAGGAACATCATCCGCGCATAGAAGAGCGCCCGGGCGCGGGCCACGAACCGGTCCTGCTCCCAGGAGGCGGAGGCCTGTTCGGCGGAGATGCTGTCCGTGAGCTTGCGCCGCTCCAGCACCGCGCGCACGCGGGCGCGCAGATCGTTGGCGGGTTTTTCCTCGTCTGAGGCGAGGCCGGTATCCATCACGCCCGGGAGCTTAAGGGAGCGGCCGGGCTTCCGGGAATCCCGGGCTGGGCATTCGCTCCCTCGCCCCACCGGAGGGCCTACTTCGTGGGGGCGTCCACGCCTGCCTGGAGGCAGGCCTTCTTCGCCTCGGGCTGCTTCTGGAAGACGAACACCAGCCGGTCCGTCGACTCGCCCGTGGCCTCATTGAAGAGCGGGGAGCCGCCCATGTACATGGTGCCCTCGGGGCTGCCGTAGGGGTCGAGCTTCTTCTCCTTCAGCCACTGGTCCACGCAGGACTCCTTCGCCTGGCGCTCGGCCTCGGACATGGCCGCGGGGGTGGACGCATCCGGCGCGCCCGCGTCCCCCGTGAGGGCATCCTGGGACGTGCCGGTGGTGGGGGCAGGGGAGGAGGCATCGGGCCGGACCGAGGAATCTCCCGAGCTGCGGCAACCAACGAGGAGGGAGAACGAAAGGGCGAGCACGCCGGTCAGCTTTGTCATAGGTCCTGTCAGGGGAGCAGCAGAGGTGGGATGTCGCGGCGCGGCAGAATAGGAGTGGAGCATGGCGAAGGTCCACATTCCCACGCCCCTTCGGGGCTTCACCCGGAACCAGGCCGAGGTCCAGGCCTCGGGGGCCACCGTGGGCGAGGTGCTGAAGGATTTGGAGCGGCGCTTTCCCGGCCTGGGCCCGCGGCTGCTTGACGCCCAGGGCGCGGTCCGCCGCTACGTGAACATCTTCCACAATGACGAGGACATCCGGGGCCTCCAGGAGCTGGAGACGCCCGTGAAGGACTCGGACCGGCTCACCCTCCTCACCGCCATGGCCGGCGGGTAGTGCCGTGGCGCAGCGCGGCATGCCCGGCGATGCGCTGCCCGAGGACCTGTCCGAAGTCCTCCGGCACCTGGAAGCCTGCTATCCACTTGAGGGCTGTGGGGTGCTCCTGCGCACGGAGGCCGGGGACTGGCGCGTCCGGCCTCTCTTCAACGCCTATGATCGATACCACGCGGCGGATCCGGGGCGTTTTCCCCGCTCGGCCCGCACCGCGTTCCTCTTCGAGCCCCAGGAATGGCTGGCGGTGAACCGCGAGGCGGATGCCCGGAACGAGCAGGTGGCCTGCCTCTTCCACTCCCATGTGGAGGGGGTGGCGCGCCTGTCCGCCGAGGACCGCCTCGCGGCCGCCCCGGGGGGAATCCCCCTGTTTCCCGGCGTATCCTACCTTGTAGTCAATGTGGTGCGCGGGCGGGCGGCCGAGGCCCGAGAATACCGGTGGGCCGGGGGAGAATTTCAGGATCGGAAGGTTCCGCTGTAGAAGGATTGGGGCGAAAAACCCAATGGGGGCAAGCACTTGGCTGGCTGCCTCCCCCACCTGCGGAAAGGTGGGCACGGGTTGTCAAAGGGGTGG containing:
- a CDS encoding Mov34/MPN/PAD-1 family protein, whose translation is MAQRGMPGDALPEDLSEVLRHLEACYPLEGCGVLLRTEAGDWRVRPLFNAYDRYHAADPGRFPRSARTAFLFEPQEWLAVNREADARNEQVACLFHSHVEGVARLSAEDRLAAAPGGIPLFPGVSYLVVNVVRGRAAEAREYRWAGGEFQDRKVPL
- a CDS encoding MoaD/ThiS family protein — its product is MAKVHIPTPLRGFTRNQAEVQASGATVGEVLKDLERRFPGLGPRLLDAQGAVRRYVNIFHNDEDIRGLQELETPVKDSDRLTLLTAMAGG
- a CDS encoding response regulator, which produces MDAPPMPAAAPIRVFVVEDQTKILKNQLRLLEGHPDIEIIGTALSGEAALEEVAKTVPDVILLDLGLPRMSGIDVTRAVKATHPKVEILIFTIFDEEDKVLEAVKAGASGYLLKGAPVDKIIEAIKEVRAGGTVIQPNLARRLLRHFRVDPDSGPVPTSAASPERAPAPEAPAAPDALLRPLSDREQEILQLIAKGISNSEAAKMLNLSKATIRTHLEHIYRKLEVTNRVEAVTEGIRKGLISV
- a CDS encoding sensor histidine kinase, which gives rise to MDTGLASDEEKPANDLRARVRAVLERRKLTDSISAEQASASWEQDRFVARARALFYARMMFLTLGLLILAVPEWSGYFGLTGPLAFGGYFTMLLYSVANFLVIDHPKAGRWVTYFTLCFDLTIMVVLIVKPQVNGGLQSPLLATQLLFTTLFAILYPKPLAILPPLLALPITTRLDLLLNRSVTAIELLTLLWYSALNFIIVYVVVYLNEREAAAHREVVELQGDLKELAIVEERNRLAREIHDGLGASLSSMIIQSEYILSLEKDGSLRAEIGELKATAEESIEELRRNLRMMREDFELAQGLEDYIKTFRDRTQLDIRFERTGVARKLSPDAQLALFRILQEGLSNTAKHAQAQVVHVRLDFTEGRVHLTVRDDGKGFDPKKTPRGHYGLLNMRERAMKLGGEIIVDSAPGAGALVSFSIPCNPL